The following are encoded together in the Gouania willdenowi chromosome 14, fGouWil2.1, whole genome shotgun sequence genome:
- the zmat2 gene encoding zinc finger matrin-type protein 2, producing the protein MASSSGSSKNEFRRKWDKEEYENLAQKRLTEERDKEKRDGKAAPPIKRELLRHRDYKVDLESKLGKTIVITKTTPQAEMGGYYCNVCDCVVKDSINFLDHINGKKHQRNLGMSMRVERSSLDSVKKRFEVNRKKMEEKQKEYDFEERMKELREEEEKAKAYKKEKQKERKRRAEEDLDVEDDEEMAAVMGFSGFGGSKKNH; encoded by the exons ATGGCATCCAGCAGTGGG TCCAGTAAGAACGAATTCCGTcgaaaatgggacaaagaagaGTATGAGAACCTGGCTCAGAAACGTCTCACAGAGGAGCGAGACAAAGAGAAGCGAGATG GAAAAGCGGCTCCTCCAATCAAACGGGAACTCCTGCGTCACCGAGACTACAAGGTGGACCTGGAGTCCAAACTGGGAAAGACCATCGTCATCACCAAGACCACGCCCCAGGCAGAGATGGGCGG gtattactgtaatgtgtgtgactGCGTGGTGAAGGACTCCATCAACTTTCTCGACCACATCAACGGCAAAAAAC ACCAGAGGAACCTGGGAATGTCCATGCGTGTGGAGCGCTCGTCTCTGGATTCGGTGAAGAAGCGTTTTGAGGTGAACAGGAAGAAGATGGAGGAGAAACAGAAGGAGTACGACTTTGAGGAGCGAATGAAGGAGCTGAGGGAGGAG gagGAGAAAGCCAAAGCCTACAAGAAGGAGAAGCAGAAGGAGCGAAAGCGTCGAGCGGAGGAGGATTTGGACGTGGAGGATGATGAGGAGATGGCAGCGGTGATGGGTTTTTCAGGCTTTGGCGGGTCTAAGAAGAACCACTAA
- the lcp2a gene encoding lymphocyte cytosolic protein 2a isoform X2 has translation MSSMRTPCRADVMTWSPQQLSDYLNTLHLSGCDKAVLRNSISGSRFVNLSENDLQKFPRIHIPMISKISSEINKKEKKGLFKKKLPPRFHQPETHVAEGWGDDEFDDDDDYESPRSDDEDGSDVQDYEDPDDADLSSEYEPPPTEQTEETKLCPTLPLAEGDYIDKRATPPALSPRPLTRPQPGVFGRDSSPHRGKPSANFPPGPPQILRHTKPGRAVGSSNLSPVRAKPVVVPPPSASISRSNSSARPTANANRDDMWTEQTHDEAIKHKSFPLHNKSLPPRPGIARHGDSAPPVGHSVRSLPHKLPSEMNEYRGMKSDTQFTHLPPPKTANSEDLDPRWYVGAVTRGRAEQCLKRLQKDGAYLVRNSTRQLNNQPFTLMVFYHNKVYNIQIRHEQQHFLLGTGKVQERFQSVGDMIRNYSQAPLVLIDAKGQSFGQQNQCMLSEPVAGHMTADV, from the exons ATGAGTTCCATGCGAACGCCGTGTAGGGCTGACGTCATGACCTGGAGTCCACAGCAGTTATCAGATTACCTGAATACG ttaCATCTGTCCGGCTGTGACAAAGCTGTGCTCAGGAACTCCATCAGCGGCTCCAGATTTGTG AACCTGAGTGAGAACGACCTTCAGAAGTTCCCCAGAATACACATACC GATGATCTCAAAGATCAGCAGCGAAATCAacaagaaggagaagaaaggcCTGTTCAAAAAGAA GCTGCCGCCCAGGTTTCACCAACCAG AGACACACGTGGCTGAAGGCTGGGGAGACGACGAGTTT GACGATGATGATGACTATGAGAGTCCACGTAGTGACGACGAGGACGGCAGCGACGTCCAGGACTACGAGGACCCCGACGACGCGGATCTCAGCTCTGAATACGAACCGCCGCCCACTGAGCAAACAGAGGAAACCAAGCTTTGCCCCACGCTGCCCCTGGCCGAAGGAGATTACATCG ATAAGAGAGCCACGCCTCCTGCTCTTAGTCCCCGCCCCCTGACACGCCCCCAG ccgGGAGTGTTCGGGCGAGACTCGTCTCCTCACCGCGGAAAACCATCAGCCAACT ttCCTCCAGGGCCTCCACAGATCCTCAGACACACCAAACCAGGCAGAGCAGTGGGATCATCCAACCTGTCACCAGTTAGAG CCAAACCTGTGGTTGTTCCTCCGCCCTCCGCCTCCATCAGCAGGAGCAACTCCTCTGCGCGGCCCACGGCTAACGCTAACag GGATGACATGTGGACAGAG CAAACACACGACGAAG CCATTAAGCACAAATCCTTtccccttcacaataaaagccttcCGCCAAGGCCCGGAATAGCACGACACGGAGACAG TGCTCCCCCTGTTGGCCACTCTGTGAGATCTCTGCCTCACAAATTGCCCTCAG aGATGAATGAGTATCGAGGCATGAAGTCGGACACACAATTCACTCACCTTCCTCCGCCAAAAACAGCAAACAGTGAG GATCTCGACCCTCGGTGGTACGTAGGCGCGGTGACACGAGGACGCGCCGAGCAATGTCTCAAACGTCTTCAAAAG gACGGGGCCTACCTGGTGAGGAACAGCACCCGTCAGCTGAACAACCAGCCCTTCACTCTGATGGTTTTCTACCACAACAAGGTCTACAACATCCAGATCAGACACGAGCAGCAGCACTTCCTGTTGGGGACGGGCAAAGTGCAGGAG aGGTTCCAGTCGGTTGGGGACATGATCAGAAACTACTCTCAGGCTCCGTTGGTGCTGATCGACGCTAAAGGCCAGAGCTTTGGTCAGCAGAACCAATGTATGCTCTCTGAGCCCGTTGCAGGTCACATGACCGCTGACGTTTGA
- the lcp2a gene encoding lymphocyte cytosolic protein 2a isoform X1, with amino-acid sequence MSSMRTPCRADVMTWSPQQLSDYLNTLHLSGCDKAVLRNSISGSRFVNLSENDLQKFPRIHIPMISKISSEINKKEKKGLFKKKLPPRFHQPETHVAEGWGDDEFDDDDDYESPRSDDEDGSDVQDYEDPDDADLSSEYEPPPTEQTEETKLCPTLPLAEGDYIDKRATPPALSPRPLTRPQPGVFGRDSSPHRGKPSANFPPGPPQILRHTKPGRAVGSSNLSPVRAKPVVVPPPSASISRSNSSARPTANANRLVFSNRDDMWTEQTHDEAIKHKSFPLHNKSLPPRPGIARHGDSAPPVGHSVRSLPHKLPSEMNEYRGMKSDTQFTHLPPPKTANSEDLDPRWYVGAVTRGRAEQCLKRLQKDGAYLVRNSTRQLNNQPFTLMVFYHNKVYNIQIRHEQQHFLLGTGKVQERFQSVGDMIRNYSQAPLVLIDAKGQSFGQQNQCMLSEPVAGHMTADV; translated from the exons ATGAGTTCCATGCGAACGCCGTGTAGGGCTGACGTCATGACCTGGAGTCCACAGCAGTTATCAGATTACCTGAATACG ttaCATCTGTCCGGCTGTGACAAAGCTGTGCTCAGGAACTCCATCAGCGGCTCCAGATTTGTG AACCTGAGTGAGAACGACCTTCAGAAGTTCCCCAGAATACACATACC GATGATCTCAAAGATCAGCAGCGAAATCAacaagaaggagaagaaaggcCTGTTCAAAAAGAA GCTGCCGCCCAGGTTTCACCAACCAG AGACACACGTGGCTGAAGGCTGGGGAGACGACGAGTTT GACGATGATGATGACTATGAGAGTCCACGTAGTGACGACGAGGACGGCAGCGACGTCCAGGACTACGAGGACCCCGACGACGCGGATCTCAGCTCTGAATACGAACCGCCGCCCACTGAGCAAACAGAGGAAACCAAGCTTTGCCCCACGCTGCCCCTGGCCGAAGGAGATTACATCG ATAAGAGAGCCACGCCTCCTGCTCTTAGTCCCCGCCCCCTGACACGCCCCCAG ccgGGAGTGTTCGGGCGAGACTCGTCTCCTCACCGCGGAAAACCATCAGCCAACT ttCCTCCAGGGCCTCCACAGATCCTCAGACACACCAAACCAGGCAGAGCAGTGGGATCATCCAACCTGTCACCAGTTAGAG CCAAACCTGTGGTTGTTCCTCCGCCCTCCGCCTCCATCAGCAGGAGCAACTCCTCTGCGCGGCCCACGGCTAACGCTAACag GTTGGTGTTCTCCAACAGGGATGACATGTGGACAGAG CAAACACACGACGAAG CCATTAAGCACAAATCCTTtccccttcacaataaaagccttcCGCCAAGGCCCGGAATAGCACGACACGGAGACAG TGCTCCCCCTGTTGGCCACTCTGTGAGATCTCTGCCTCACAAATTGCCCTCAG aGATGAATGAGTATCGAGGCATGAAGTCGGACACACAATTCACTCACCTTCCTCCGCCAAAAACAGCAAACAGTGAG GATCTCGACCCTCGGTGGTACGTAGGCGCGGTGACACGAGGACGCGCCGAGCAATGTCTCAAACGTCTTCAAAAG gACGGGGCCTACCTGGTGAGGAACAGCACCCGTCAGCTGAACAACCAGCCCTTCACTCTGATGGTTTTCTACCACAACAAGGTCTACAACATCCAGATCAGACACGAGCAGCAGCACTTCCTGTTGGGGACGGGCAAAGTGCAGGAG aGGTTCCAGTCGGTTGGGGACATGATCAGAAACTACTCTCAGGCTCCGTTGGTGCTGATCGACGCTAAAGGCCAGAGCTTTGGTCAGCAGAACCAATGTATGCTCTCTGAGCCCGTTGCAGGTCACATGACCGCTGACGTTTGA